One window from the genome of Oncorhynchus kisutch isolate 150728-3 linkage group LG21, Okis_V2, whole genome shotgun sequence encodes:
- the LOC109866245 gene encoding potassium channel subfamily K member 10 isoform X2 has product MMSSSLVQASVATMQNPMGCTVPRLSPSRPASMVASMEAVGEDGSPLFTVMKWKTVVAVFVVVVAYLVGGGLVFRALEQPFESNQKVTITAEKAAFLQKHPCVSPTELEALIKHSVDAVNAGVSPIGDTSYNSSHWDLGSAFFFAGTVITTIGYGNIAPSTEGGKIFCILYAIFGIPLFGFLLAGVGDQLGTIFVKSIAKVEKMFRRKQNQISQTKIRVASTLLFILAGCILFVTIPAVVFKHIEGWTGLEAIYFVVITLTTIGIGDYVAGGDRRVEYRNWYRPLVWFWILVGLAYFAAVLSMIGDWLRVLSKKTKEEVGEIKAHAAEWKANVRAEFRETRRRLSVEVSDKLQRAATIRSMERRQLGLDQRAVSMDMLSPERRAVFNSLDTNPYKTSSQESIDTKINNLRLRGAECDPHRSDNVAASEDNIFNRLGSVTKLARRSKNRELKKNIPDELRCRPYSTPPMEIGERKEEEEQDEGLDKEFNTSLSNLPLFVEVCKPQNGFTVPFIPLQTKDNETEEETFQLEEKELQIQMDP; this is encoded by the exons ATGATGAGTTCCAGCCTGGTGCAGGCCAGTGTGGCCACCATGCAGAACCCCATGGGCTGCACTGTTCCCCGACTCTCTCCGTCAAGGCCCGCCAGCATGGTGGCCAGCATGGAGGCGGTGGGTGAGGACGGCTCGCCCCTGTTTACCGTCATGAAGTGGAAGACTGTGGTGGCGGTGTTTGTGGTTGTGGTGGCCTATCTGGTCGGGGGAGGTCTGGTGTTCCGGGCCCTGGAGCAGCCCTTCGAGAGCAACCAGAAGGTGACCATCACTGCGGAGAAGGCAGCGTTCCTGCAGAAACACCCCTGTGTCTCACCGACGGAGCTGGAGGCGCTCATCAAG CACTCTGTAGATGCTGTGAATGCTGGGGTCAGCCCGATAGGAGACACATCCTATAACTCCAGTCACTGGGACCTGGGCAGTGCCTTCTTCTTCGCCGGAACAGTCATCACAACCATAG GGTACGGTAACATTGCCCCAAGCACGGAGGGCGGGAAGATTTTCTGTATCCTGTATGCAATATTCGGCATCCCTCTGTTTGGGTTTCTGCTAGCCGGTGTAGGGGACCAGCTAGGCACCATTTTTGTGAAAAGCATCGCGAAGGTGGAGAAAATGTTCAGA cgCAAACAGAACCAAATCAGCCAGACAAAGATCCGAGTGGCCTCCACGTTACTCTTcatcctggcgggctgcatcCTCTTCGTCACCATCCCTGCAGTCGTCTTCAAACACATAGAAGGCTGGACAGGACTGGAGGCCATTTACTTTGTTGTCATCACTCTGACAACTATTGGAATAGGAGACTATGTGGCAg GAGGGGACCGGAGGGTGGAGTATCGTAATTGGTATAGACCACTGGTGTGGTTCTGGATCCTGGTGGGTTTGGCTTATTTCGCTGCTGTGCTGAGTATGATCGGTGACTGGCTGAGGGTTCTGTCCAAGAAGACAAAAGAGGAG GTCGGTGAGATCAAGGCCCACGCGGCTGAGTGGAAGGCCAACGTGCGCGCCGAGTTCCGGGAGACGCGGCGCCGCCTGAGCGTGGAGGTCAGCGACAAGCTCCAGCGGGCCGCCACCATCCGTAGCATGGAGCGCCGTCAGCTGGGCCTGGACCAGCGGGCCGTCTCCATGGACATGCTCTCCCCGGAACGCCGTGCCGTCTTCAACAGCCTGGACACCAACCCCTACAAGACCTCGTCCCAGGAGAGCATTGATACCAAGATCAACAACCTGCGTCTAAGAGGGGCTGAGTGTGATCCACACCGGTCTGACAATGTGGCCGCCTCGGAGGACAACATCTTTAATCGCTTGGGCTCTGTCACCAAGCTGGCCAGGAGGAGCAAGAACCGCGAGCTGAAGAAAAACATCCCAGATGAACTACGATGCAGGCCCTATAGTACTCCGCCCATGGAGataggggagaggaaggaggaagaggagcaagATGAGGGATTAGACAAAGAGTTCAACACCAGCCTGTCCAATCTGCCGCTGTTCGTGGAAGTGTGCAAGCCCCAGAACGGTTTTACAGTACCATTCATACCACTACAGACCAAAGATAATGAAACTGAGGAGGAGACATTTCAACTTGAAGAAAAGGAGCTGCAAATCCAGATGGATCCTTAA
- the LOC109866245 gene encoding potassium channel subfamily K member 10 isoform X1 — MKFPTENPRKPGHSNPSPVAAQTNLFPQKKVQPGMMSSSLVQASVATMQNPMGCTVPRLSPSRPASMVASMEAVGEDGSPLFTVMKWKTVVAVFVVVVAYLVGGGLVFRALEQPFESNQKVTITAEKAAFLQKHPCVSPTELEALIKHSVDAVNAGVSPIGDTSYNSSHWDLGSAFFFAGTVITTIGYGNIAPSTEGGKIFCILYAIFGIPLFGFLLAGVGDQLGTIFVKSIAKVEKMFRRKQNQISQTKIRVASTLLFILAGCILFVTIPAVVFKHIEGWTGLEAIYFVVITLTTIGIGDYVAGGDRRVEYRNWYRPLVWFWILVGLAYFAAVLSMIGDWLRVLSKKTKEEVGEIKAHAAEWKANVRAEFRETRRRLSVEVSDKLQRAATIRSMERRQLGLDQRAVSMDMLSPERRAVFNSLDTNPYKTSSQESIDTKINNLRLRGAECDPHRSDNVAASEDNIFNRLGSVTKLARRSKNRELKKNIPDELRCRPYSTPPMEIGERKEEEEQDEGLDKEFNTSLSNLPLFVEVCKPQNGFTVPFIPLQTKDNETEEETFQLEEKELQIQMDP, encoded by the exons TGGCAGCCCAGACCAATCTGTTCCCCCAAAAGAAGGTCCAGCCAGGCATGATGAGTTCCAGCCTGGTGCAGGCCAGTGTGGCCACCATGCAGAACCCCATGGGCTGCACTGTTCCCCGACTCTCTCCGTCAAGGCCCGCCAGCATGGTGGCCAGCATGGAGGCGGTGGGTGAGGACGGCTCGCCCCTGTTTACCGTCATGAAGTGGAAGACTGTGGTGGCGGTGTTTGTGGTTGTGGTGGCCTATCTGGTCGGGGGAGGTCTGGTGTTCCGGGCCCTGGAGCAGCCCTTCGAGAGCAACCAGAAGGTGACCATCACTGCGGAGAAGGCAGCGTTCCTGCAGAAACACCCCTGTGTCTCACCGACGGAGCTGGAGGCGCTCATCAAG CACTCTGTAGATGCTGTGAATGCTGGGGTCAGCCCGATAGGAGACACATCCTATAACTCCAGTCACTGGGACCTGGGCAGTGCCTTCTTCTTCGCCGGAACAGTCATCACAACCATAG GGTACGGTAACATTGCCCCAAGCACGGAGGGCGGGAAGATTTTCTGTATCCTGTATGCAATATTCGGCATCCCTCTGTTTGGGTTTCTGCTAGCCGGTGTAGGGGACCAGCTAGGCACCATTTTTGTGAAAAGCATCGCGAAGGTGGAGAAAATGTTCAGA cgCAAACAGAACCAAATCAGCCAGACAAAGATCCGAGTGGCCTCCACGTTACTCTTcatcctggcgggctgcatcCTCTTCGTCACCATCCCTGCAGTCGTCTTCAAACACATAGAAGGCTGGACAGGACTGGAGGCCATTTACTTTGTTGTCATCACTCTGACAACTATTGGAATAGGAGACTATGTGGCAg GAGGGGACCGGAGGGTGGAGTATCGTAATTGGTATAGACCACTGGTGTGGTTCTGGATCCTGGTGGGTTTGGCTTATTTCGCTGCTGTGCTGAGTATGATCGGTGACTGGCTGAGGGTTCTGTCCAAGAAGACAAAAGAGGAG GTCGGTGAGATCAAGGCCCACGCGGCTGAGTGGAAGGCCAACGTGCGCGCCGAGTTCCGGGAGACGCGGCGCCGCCTGAGCGTGGAGGTCAGCGACAAGCTCCAGCGGGCCGCCACCATCCGTAGCATGGAGCGCCGTCAGCTGGGCCTGGACCAGCGGGCCGTCTCCATGGACATGCTCTCCCCGGAACGCCGTGCCGTCTTCAACAGCCTGGACACCAACCCCTACAAGACCTCGTCCCAGGAGAGCATTGATACCAAGATCAACAACCTGCGTCTAAGAGGGGCTGAGTGTGATCCACACCGGTCTGACAATGTGGCCGCCTCGGAGGACAACATCTTTAATCGCTTGGGCTCTGTCACCAAGCTGGCCAGGAGGAGCAAGAACCGCGAGCTGAAGAAAAACATCCCAGATGAACTACGATGCAGGCCCTATAGTACTCCGCCCATGGAGataggggagaggaaggaggaagaggagcaagATGAGGGATTAGACAAAGAGTTCAACACCAGCCTGTCCAATCTGCCGCTGTTCGTGGAAGTGTGCAAGCCCCAGAACGGTTTTACAGTACCATTCATACCACTACAGACCAAAGATAATGAAACTGAGGAGGAGACATTTCAACTTGAAGAAAAGGAGCTGCAAATCCAGATGGATCCTTAA